The Streptomyces pactum genome contains a region encoding:
- a CDS encoding NUDIX domain-containing protein: MATPDYATYIAALPRVLAGAATVFRDAGGRVLLVEPGYREGWTLPGGTIESEDGETPRQGARRETLEEIGLDVRPGRLLAVDWAHGTGRPPIVAYLYDGGVLTEDDLKAIRLQEEELLSWRLVPREELGEHLLGALHGRVLAALDVLADGSGTAELENGRRVDA; this comes from the coding sequence ATGGCCACTCCTGACTACGCCACCTACATCGCCGCCCTCCCCCGCGTCCTCGCCGGCGCCGCCACGGTCTTCCGCGACGCCGGGGGCAGGGTGCTGCTCGTCGAGCCCGGCTACCGCGAGGGGTGGACGTTGCCCGGCGGGACGATCGAGTCCGAGGACGGGGAGACCCCGCGGCAGGGCGCACGGCGGGAGACCCTCGAGGAGATCGGGCTGGACGTCCGGCCGGGCCGGCTGCTGGCGGTGGACTGGGCGCACGGTACGGGCCGGCCGCCGATCGTGGCGTACCTGTACGACGGCGGTGTCCTGACCGAGGACGACCTCAAGGCGATCCGTTTGCAGGAGGAGGAGCTGCTGTCCTGGCGGCTGGTGCCCCGCGAGGAGCTGGGAGAGCACCTGCTCGGCGCCCTGCACGGCCGGGTTCTCGCCGCGCTGGACGTGCTGGCGGACGGCTCGGGGACGGCCGAGCTGGAGAACGGCCGCCGGGTCGACGCGTGA
- the pssA gene encoding CDP-diacylglycerol--serine O-phosphatidyltransferase has translation MPEADEVDDEEEMPLSLRLSIADTLTLGNATCGFMAVYFTTTGILIPHLMGSDESGMARHSAATAVILMLCAAIFDLCDGLVARKLRSSPMGAELDNLSDLISFGLAPAYFVLVYGMVAHDAYQRVAAVGAIVVLLAVVLRLARFSCVTVKDGTFQGMPSPFGALTVVSIVLLELPFVATLLAIIGTAWLMVSRVEYPKPRGRLAVAMLAWIVLSMGLLAGWAFDAPSGQLLLQTGCALQLVMGAVIPLFATARRVNNFRDNRREARAAQLP, from the coding sequence GTGCCCGAGGCCGACGAGGTGGACGACGAGGAGGAGATGCCCCTCTCGCTCCGCCTGTCGATAGCCGACACGCTCACGCTCGGCAACGCCACGTGCGGGTTCATGGCGGTGTACTTCACCACCACCGGCATCCTGATCCCGCACCTCATGGGCAGCGACGAGTCGGGCATGGCCCGGCACAGCGCGGCCACCGCGGTCATCCTGATGCTGTGCGCGGCGATCTTCGACCTGTGCGACGGCCTGGTGGCGCGCAAGCTGCGCAGCTCGCCGATGGGGGCCGAGCTGGACAACCTGTCCGACCTGATCAGCTTCGGGCTGGCGCCGGCGTACTTCGTCCTCGTCTACGGCATGGTCGCGCACGACGCGTACCAGCGGGTGGCGGCGGTGGGGGCGATCGTGGTGCTGCTGGCGGTGGTGCTGCGGCTTGCGCGGTTCTCGTGCGTCACCGTCAAGGACGGCACCTTCCAGGGCATGCCGTCGCCGTTCGGGGCGCTGACGGTGGTGTCGATCGTGCTGCTGGAGCTGCCCTTCGTGGCGACGCTGCTGGCGATCATCGGCACGGCCTGGCTGATGGTGAGCCGGGTCGAGTACCCGAAGCCGCGGGGGCGCCTCGCGGTGGCGATGCTCGCGTGGATCGTCCTGTCGATGGGGCTGCTGGCCGGCTGGGCCTTCGACGCGCCGAGCGGGCAGTTGCTGCTGCAGACGGGGTGTGCGCTGCAGTTGGTGATGGGCGCGGTGATCCCCCTGTTCGCCACCGCTCGCAGGGTGAACAACTTCCGCGACAACCGGCGGGAGGCTCGGGCGGCGCAGTTGCCGTGA
- a CDS encoding glycerate kinase — MDGARRVLVAADKFKGSLTAVEVAERVTAGLRRVVPDLGVEALPVADGGDGTVAAAVAAGFERREVRVAGPLGDEVAAAFALRDGTAVVEMAEASGLQRLPAGVLAPLTASTYGSGELLRAALDAGARTIVFGVGGSASTDGGAGMLSALGARFLGSDGEPVAPGGGGLADLASADLSGLDPRLSGVELVLASDVDNPLTGPKGAPAVYGPQKGASPQDVEALDAALTHLAKVLEDTETVGTRAAEYAASPGAGAAGGIGFGAMLLGARFRPGIEVMLDVLGFAPALERAGLVITGEGSLDEQTLHGKAPAGVAAAARAAGKEVVAVCGRLALAPEVLGRAGIRRAYPLTDVEPDVAKCIADAGPILERVAERIARDFLA; from the coding sequence GTGGACGGGGCCCGCCGGGTACTCGTCGCCGCGGACAAGTTCAAGGGGTCGCTGACGGCCGTCGAGGTCGCCGAGCGGGTGACGGCCGGACTGCGCCGCGTCGTGCCGGACCTCGGCGTCGAGGCGCTGCCCGTGGCCGACGGCGGTGACGGCACCGTCGCCGCCGCGGTGGCGGCCGGGTTCGAGCGCCGGGAGGTGCGGGTCGCCGGGCCCCTCGGCGACGAGGTGGCGGCCGCGTTCGCGCTCCGCGACGGCACCGCGGTGGTGGAGATGGCCGAGGCCAGTGGCCTGCAGCGGCTGCCCGCCGGTGTCCTCGCACCGCTGACCGCGTCCACGTACGGCTCCGGCGAGCTGCTGCGGGCCGCGCTGGACGCGGGGGCGCGGACGATCGTGTTCGGGGTCGGTGGCAGCGCGAGCACCGACGGCGGCGCCGGGATGCTGTCCGCGCTGGGCGCGCGGTTCCTGGGCAGCGACGGGGAGCCGGTCGCGCCGGGCGGGGGCGGCCTCGCCGACCTGGCCTCGGCCGACCTGTCCGGCCTCGACCCGCGGCTGTCGGGCGTCGAGCTGGTACTCGCGAGCGACGTCGACAACCCGCTGACCGGGCCGAAGGGCGCCCCGGCGGTCTACGGCCCGCAGAAGGGCGCCTCCCCACAGGACGTGGAGGCCCTGGACGCGGCCCTCACGCACCTCGCGAAGGTGCTGGAGGACACGGAGACCGTGGGCACACGGGCCGCCGAGTACGCCGCCTCCCCGGGCGCGGGTGCCGCGGGCGGCATCGGGTTCGGGGCGATGCTGCTCGGGGCGCGGTTCCGGCCCGGCATCGAGGTGATGCTGGACGTGCTCGGGTTCGCGCCGGCGCTGGAGCGGGCCGGCCTGGTCATCACCGGCGAGGGCTCGCTGGACGAGCAGACCCTGCACGGCAAGGCCCCGGCGGGCGTCGCCGCGGCGGCACGGGCCGCGGGCAAGGAGGTCGTCGCGGTGTGCGGGCGGCTGGCGCTGGCTCCGGAGGTGCTCGGGCGGGCCGGGATCCGGCGGGCGTACCCGCTGACGGACGTGGAACCGGACGTGGCGAAGTGCATCGCGGACGCGGGGCCGATCCTGGAGCGCGTCGCGGAGCGCATCGCGCGGGACTTCCTGGCGTAG